The Fimbriimonas ginsengisoli Gsoil 348 genome window below encodes:
- a CDS encoding substrate-binding domain-containing protein, whose translation MLKNLVWGVAAFAAIGLSGCGSSDNGTGTTGGDTGAATTTGGKTAATGGAKKTLKIVMIAKSSNNPVFQSAKTGAEAAAKDLGAKNNADIQVVWATPPEENGEEQARRIAQAVNDGANAILVSCSDAAKVTNAINDAVDKGVPVMTFDSDAPDSKRFAFYGADDVDAGHLVMKELGAVTNGKGNYAILSGNQTAPNLQKRVQGVKDEAKNFPGLKLVNTFYLTKETPQDASAEVTRAMNANPQIDCWAMVGGWPLFNTALLSLDPAKVKIVAVDALPEELEYVSKGIAPTLLAQPTYLWGHKSVEIIVDKLLLNKDVPAITKMDLVKVTKETLPTWSKQLQDWGFKVDPKYLAAAK comes from the coding sequence ATGCTGAAGAATCTAGTTTGGGGAGTGGCGGCTTTTGCCGCGATTGGATTGTCGGGTTGCGGTAGCAGCGATAACGGCACGGGAACCACCGGTGGCGATACCGGCGCGGCCACTACCACGGGCGGTAAGACGGCTGCCACAGGCGGCGCAAAGAAGACGCTCAAGATCGTGATGATCGCGAAGAGCTCGAACAATCCGGTGTTCCAGTCCGCAAAGACCGGCGCGGAAGCCGCGGCGAAAGATCTTGGTGCGAAGAACAACGCCGACATTCAAGTCGTTTGGGCCACGCCTCCGGAGGAGAACGGCGAGGAGCAGGCCCGCCGAATCGCCCAAGCGGTCAACGACGGGGCGAACGCCATTCTGGTTAGCTGCTCCGACGCGGCCAAGGTGACGAATGCCATTAACGACGCGGTCGATAAGGGCGTGCCGGTCATGACCTTCGACAGCGACGCTCCCGACAGCAAACGGTTCGCCTTCTACGGCGCCGACGATGTCGACGCCGGACACCTCGTCATGAAGGAGCTGGGAGCGGTCACCAACGGTAAGGGGAACTACGCGATCCTGAGCGGCAACCAGACGGCGCCGAACCTCCAGAAGCGGGTACAGGGCGTGAAGGATGAGGCGAAAAACTTTCCCGGGCTGAAGTTGGTCAATACGTTCTATCTGACCAAGGAGACCCCGCAGGATGCCTCCGCGGAAGTTACCCGTGCTATGAACGCCAACCCACAGATCGATTGCTGGGCGATGGTCGGCGGCTGGCCGTTGTTCAACACCGCGCTGCTCAGCCTCGACCCGGCAAAGGTGAAGATCGTTGCTGTCGACGCCCTGCCTGAAGAGCTCGAGTACGTGAGCAAGGGAATCGCCCCGACGCTGCTCGCTCAGCCGACTTACCTCTGGGGCCACAAGTCGGTGGAGATCATCGTGGACAAGCTCCTGCTCAACAAGGACGTTCCCGCGATCACCAAGATGGACCTCGTCAAGGTTACGAAGGAGACCCTTCCCACATGGAGCAAGCAGCTTCAGGATTGGGGTTTCAAGGTCGATCCTAAGTATCTCGCAGCCGCTAAATAG